One window of Sulfurospirillum sp. 1612 genomic DNA carries:
- the flgC gene encoding flagellar basal body rod protein FlgC, protein MAFLSNFDISGYGLSAQRFRMNVISSNIANADTTRTSEGGPYRRREVIFKAINFDKTLNNAIENSNNMLKYENPLDDSSAPNDADPSVMSVAVDKVVRDSSNFKMKYDPTNPDANKDGYVAYPNVNPVIEMSDLIEATRAYQANVAAFQSAKSMAQSAIDILKG, encoded by the coding sequence ATGGCATTTTTAAGTAATTTTGATATTAGTGGTTATGGACTCTCCGCGCAACGCTTCAGGATGAATGTTATCAGTTCCAATATCGCAAATGCAGATACGACTAGGACGAGTGAAGGCGGTCCCTATCGTAGGCGAGAAGTGATCTTTAAAGCGATAAATTTTGATAAAACACTCAACAATGCTATTGAAAACAGCAATAATATGTTAAAATACGAGAATCCTCTCGATGATTCGAGTGCCCCCAATGATGCTGACCCATCTGTAATGAGTGTGGCAGTCGACAAAGTCGTGAGAGACAGTAGCAATTTTAAAATGAAATATGACCCTACCAATCCTGATGCTAATAAAGATGGCTATGTGGCGTATCCCAACGTCAATCCTGTTATTGAGATGTCAGATTTGATTGAAGCGACACGGGCATACCAAGCGAATGTAGCTGCTTTTCAAAGTGCCAAATCAATGGCACAAAGCGCTATAGATATTTTGAAAGGATAA
- the flgB gene encoding flagellar basal body rod protein FlgB, with amino-acid sequence MSFEISKSFGLMEQGLNARALRQEMIAGNIANIDTPNYKARDIDFEASLAHSAQKLYGAHQVAQLKMAQTNQKHLSGYHDSDISKPTIYLRDGHTQRNDGNTVDLDIETTELGKNNMMFNALSAALKKDSTIFKSVIEASSRV; translated from the coding sequence ATGTCATTTGAAATCAGCAAATCGTTTGGATTGATGGAGCAAGGATTAAACGCCAGAGCACTAAGACAAGAGATGATAGCGGGCAATATTGCCAATATTGATACGCCAAATTATAAAGCACGGGATATTGATTTTGAAGCCTCATTGGCACACAGTGCACAAAAGCTTTATGGAGCGCATCAAGTAGCACAGCTCAAAATGGCACAAACCAATCAAAAGCATCTCAGCGGTTATCATGATAGTGATATTTCAAAACCTACGATTTATCTCAGAGATGGTCACACACAAAGAAATGATGGCAATACGGTGGACCTTGATATTGAGACGACCGAACTGGGTAAAAATAACATGATGTTTAATGCACTATCGGCTGCTTTGAAGAAAGACAGTACGATTTTCAAAAGTGTCATTGAAGCATCATCAAGAGTATAG
- a CDS encoding FtsW/RodA/SpoVE family cell cycle protein: protein MSADKTLFILVSFCIFVGIVFSLSLPVFTNLYFGYNEFHFFIRQFSVGMLSILIMWSLSQLNADKSLTIIAFGIFFICLFLMGIMHYLPESMVTSAGGAKRWIRLPGFSFAPVEFFKIGFVYFLAWSFARKLDEKKKSLKEEIKLIFPYVAVFILVVYLIAVMQNDLGQVIVLAVTLAVMLLFAGTSKRLFMLTVIGAIIVFIVAVFTSEHRILRIKIWWGTIQNMVLSILPDGIAKALRVENAPEPYQISYSLNAIKHGGLFGQGIGAGSFKLGFLSEVHTDFVLAGIAEEIGFFGVLVITAAIFLIVYRIFRISNRSENRVYYLFSLGMGLLIVFSFLMNAYGITSLTPIKGIAVPFISYGGSSILALSVGIGMVLMISKKAKL from the coding sequence ATGTCAGCAGATAAAACTCTATTTATATTAGTGTCATTTTGTATCTTTGTGGGGATCGTTTTTTCTCTTTCCTTGCCGGTATTTACCAATCTGTATTTCGGATACAATGAGTTTCATTTTTTCATTCGTCAATTTAGCGTCGGTATGCTCTCGATTCTCATCATGTGGTCGCTCTCGCAATTAAATGCGGACAAAAGTTTGACCATTATCGCTTTTGGTATCTTTTTTATTTGTCTCTTCTTGATGGGCATCATGCATTATCTTCCTGAGAGTATGGTCACGAGTGCGGGGGGAGCCAAAAGATGGATTCGATTGCCCGGTTTTTCATTTGCCCCTGTAGAATTTTTTAAAATCGGATTTGTCTATTTTCTTGCCTGGAGTTTTGCCAGAAAATTGGATGAAAAAAAGAAATCACTCAAAGAGGAAATCAAGCTCATCTTCCCTTATGTTGCGGTGTTTATCTTGGTGGTTTATCTCATTGCCGTCATGCAAAATGACTTAGGTCAAGTGATTGTTCTAGCCGTGACGTTGGCGGTTATGTTACTCTTTGCAGGCACAAGTAAAAGATTGTTTATGCTCACCGTCATCGGTGCTATTATTGTTTTTATTGTCGCTGTTTTTACCTCAGAACATCGAATTTTAAGAATCAAAATATGGTGGGGAACCATCCAAAATATGGTTTTGTCCATCTTACCCGATGGTATTGCAAAAGCACTGCGCGTTGAAAATGCACCTGAGCCTTATCAGATATCTTATTCACTCAATGCCATCAAACACGGGGGACTTTTTGGGCAAGGTATTGGTGCGGGGTCTTTTAAATTGGGATTTTTAAGTGAGGTACACACTGACTTTGTTTTAGCCGGAATCGCAGAAGAGATTGGATTTTTTGGTGTTTTGGTTATCACAGCAGCCATCTTTTTGATTGTGTACCGCATCTTTCGAATTTCCAACCGAAGTGAAAACCGTGTCTATTACCTCTTCTCTTTAGGTATGGGATTGTTGATTGTTTTTTCATTTTTGATGAATGCTTATGGTATCACCTCTCTCACCCCAATCAAGGGAATTGCTGTACCGTTTATCAGCTATGGAGGTAGCTCTATCTTGGCTTTGAGTGTCGGGATTGGGATGGTTCTCATGATTAGCAAAAAGGCAAAACTATGA
- a CDS encoding UDP-N-acetylglucosamine--N-acetylmuramyl-(pentapeptide) pyrophosphoryl-undecaprenol N-acetylglucosamine transferase has product MIALTGGGTGGHLAIVRALKNALNQRGIQPIYIGSTNGQDRAWFEHETGFSEKFFLNSQGVVNKKGWKKLTSLGEILNTSRQCKKIFKRYHVTDLVSVGGYSAAPASFATLTSHVKLYIHEQNAAMGKLNKILKPFATEFFSSYDPHSKIKDYPVDTAFFTKRKPIKKLETIIFLGGSQGAKAINTLAMQLAKKLSENNIHIIHQCGKNNLEEMLQFYHDNHINADVFDFDPQLREKILQADFAISRSGASTLWELCALGVPSLFIPYPYAASDHQYYNAKALVDEDLALLRRESEVDSHAIYESIMMLDLQHISTKLKQHIAPNGAEKIIDFIINHHT; this is encoded by the coding sequence ATGATAGCACTCACAGGAGGAGGAACCGGTGGACATTTAGCCATCGTTCGTGCCTTGAAAAATGCCCTAAATCAAAGAGGAATCCAGCCCATTTATATTGGCTCAACCAACGGACAAGATCGCGCTTGGTTTGAACATGAGACAGGTTTTTCAGAGAAATTTTTCCTCAACTCACAAGGGGTTGTCAATAAAAAGGGATGGAAAAAACTCACCTCCTTAGGCGAGATTTTAAATACCTCTCGCCAATGCAAAAAAATCTTCAAACGCTACCACGTCACTGATCTTGTATCTGTGGGTGGATACTCAGCCGCGCCAGCTTCTTTTGCAACACTGACCTCGCATGTGAAGCTTTATATTCATGAGCAAAATGCGGCGATGGGAAAACTCAATAAAATTCTAAAACCCTTTGCAACAGAATTTTTTAGCTCTTATGATCCACACAGTAAAATCAAAGACTATCCTGTCGATACGGCATTTTTCACCAAAAGAAAACCCATCAAAAAGCTCGAAACTATCATTTTTTTAGGCGGTTCTCAAGGTGCTAAGGCCATCAATACCTTAGCGATGCAACTGGCAAAAAAGCTCAGTGAAAACAACATCCACATCATCCATCAATGTGGGAAAAACAACTTAGAGGAGATGCTACAGTTCTATCATGATAACCATATCAATGCTGATGTCTTTGACTTTGATCCACAACTGAGAGAGAAAATCTTGCAAGCTGATTTTGCGATCAGTCGTAGTGGGGCAAGTACCCTTTGGGAACTCTGCGCACTGGGTGTGCCATCACTTTTTATCCCCTATCCTTATGCGGCAAGCGACCATCAATACTACAATGCAAAGGCATTAGTCGATGAGGATTTAGCCTTGTTGAGACGTGAATCAGAGGTGGATTCACACGCCATCTATGAAAGTATCATGATGCTTGATTTGCAACATATTTCTACAAAACTCAAGCAACATATCGCCCCCAATGGAGCAGAGAAAATTATCGATTTTATTATCAATCATCACACATAA